CTGCGTAGGCCTGCATGGACATCCCCATCAGCAGCAGAGACTTCCGCTGCCTGCAGCTGGCCTGTGTGGCCCTCGGCCTGGTGGCCGGCAGCATCATCATCGGCGTCTCCGTGTCCAAAGCTGCAGCGGCTGCGGGTGGTATCTTTATTGGCGCCTCTGGTCTGGGTGAGCAGGTGCTGGGCTTGGAAAGTGGGCAGGGGCATGGCCAGGcgaaggagaaatggaaggaatgaCTGGGTCAACAGGAATtggttggggaggagggaagctaGAGGTGTGAGCAAGGCAGGCCTGGGAatacagggagggagaggaaggttgGGGTGTTTCCCCCTGTGGACTGCAGGGGTGAGGAGacacagaggagggagctggctGTCACACTCCTCTCTGGCTGCTCCCCCTCTGGCTCTTCAGTCCCAAGCTCCAGCCTCTTGGGTTTGTGGTGGGATTCACAAGCCTGTTGGGGGTGGGTTGATGGAGGGCATGTAAAAGAGAACAGCATGCCCAGTGGGACTCTCCTTGAGCCAAGACAGCTCAGAcgaagggtttccttttcttctcgtGTATGTCTCAGCAGCAGATCTGTCTGTTCAGGCATCTGCCCATCTGTCTTTCTGGGCCAGTCCCACTGACATCCCAACAGTGATGCTGAGTACCATCCCTCCCCGCACTCCACCACCCTGGGCCAAAGCAGAACCAGAAGCACAAGGCTGGtgggctctgggcctcagtgcctGTGAGCTCCAGCCAAGGGCCACAGACACTTGGTCTGAGGATGAAGTGGGAGCGGGCAGGGCAGGACCTGCTCTTCTGAAAGTCCCTCCCCAGGTCTGGGTAGAAAGCAGTATGCTGAGGAGCCACCCAGTCCTGCCCTGGAGGCCAtaggggagggtggggcaggggagaggtggtggtggggtaTCAGCTGGGCCCATTTCCAGCCCGTGGAGAGGGAAGGCCAACCTGCTCATCACCTGGGGAGGGTGGACAGGAGCCTGGGCCTTCACAGCctggagccccctccccagaTAGGCAGTgctccccgccccctcctggGGGTGAGTGTTGGGGAGCCACCCCATGCACATACTCACAGGCTCACATTTACACACCCATAGTCCAAATTCTGCCCACTCATCCTCCTCCCATGCACACCCATACCACCTTCATAAAGTACCTACCCGGCTCACAGCCCATCCACAGCTCCATGCAGCTCAAACTAACCAGGCCCCCTCCCCATCGCAGgacccctctgtgtctctcttcttaGGGATCCTCATCTTGGCCTATCCCTTCCTGAAGGCTCGGTTCAACCTGGATCACATCCTGCCTACGATAGGTGAGTCCtcgcccctgcccccagcagtcCCCTCTGCCCAGGACCGTGTAAGACCCTTCGCGTGTAAGTCTGTGTGTGGCCCACTGTGTGGTGGAGCCGAGCCCACGTGTGTGACTGCTCCTGGTTGTGTGTGTTGGagttgctctgtgtgtgtgtgtgtgtgtgtgtgtgtgtgtgtgtgtgtgtgtgatatgcaGGCATTGCCATGACTACGGCACAGCAGAATCCAGCCTGCGGCAAAAGTGCCTGAACCAGCTCAGAGCACCTAGAACTCCCAACTCACCTGAGAGATTCTCTGCCTCCCCCAAAGCCTCCAGCATCTCCAGATCACCCCACTTCATCCCCGAGCCCCAGAAAGACCGTAGGACCCTTGTATAGCTCCCCATCTCATCTCAGCTCCCCACATACGTGCTCCCATCTCCATCAATCCTGTGGGGCTTTGAACTCAGGATCCTAGCTCTCCCCAGGATCCCCAACTCCTTAAAAATCTGCCATCTTCTCCTTCAAGGgcccatttcttcctcccccactaCCATCCCCCCAAACCAGCCCAGATCATATGGGAGACCTAAGGGAACGCAGTGGAACAGAGACACAACAGGGGTGGAGACTGGGCAGCAGGAAGGACTTCTCTTCCCAAACTGGACTCGATTTGAGAATGGCGTAGCAACCAGGGGGTTGGGGTGGTCTCATCCTACAGGGAGCCTGAGAATCCACCCCCACCCAGCGCCTGAACACGGGGAGGGAAGATCCAGCGCCAATGACAATAAAGAGGGTAAGTTCCAGAAACTCCAGAATCCATCTTCCCTCTCTGGGTGAGCAGCTCTGTGGGACCCAGGAGAAGCCTCGAGAGACATGCAGTCGGGGCCTCCCCAGTCACAGGGAGCCAGCAGAGCTGGGAGTTCTTCCACGAGCTCAGTCAAAACCCTTCTTGCTCCCAGCCAAGCTGAGCTCCTGTCTGTCCTCAAGGCTCCTCTGCAGTGCCCAGCATGGACACGGGGACAGAGGATACCACACTGCCCCTGCCACTCCCCTGGGTCCCATGCCCcagattattttctctctctcctctcccattgCGGAATCCAGCTCTCAGAGCTTGTACCTGAAACTGGGCATCttcttcctcccccatccccacacaCTGGAAAATTCCATGGCAGGCATTCCTCGAAGATGGCCCAGCCCACAGTGTCTGTCACCAGGATGCCTGATACTCAGCAAAAGGTCCCCTTCCAGATGCTGTTCCAAGCACCTGACATATATTAACTTGTTCCATTCTCAGAACCACCATACAAGGGAGGTGCTATAATTagtccactttatatatggggcaactgaggcacagggagattaaGTGACACAGCAAGGAAGTGGTAGGGCCAGAACTGACGTCAGGCAGTCAGCCCCTGAGTCCTGCCTCTCACCCCCACACCATGCTGCTGTCCTCTTGACGGGCCATTCTGATCATCTGTGCCTCTTGAAACTCTGCTGAAACTGCCCCCTgggcctcccctctctccccgTTCCATCCCGCTCTGCCCCTGGGTCCCTCTGGGTTGCTCTGACCCGGGGTCTGTCTACTCTGGCAGCCCTGTCCTGGTCTCTCCTCCAGGAGCCCGCAGCAGCCTGTCGACCGTGAGCAGGACCCTGGAGAAGCTGAAGCCAGGGGCCCGGGCGGCTGGGGAGGGCTGAGGTAGGGCCTGAGGGGCTACCCCGGCCCTGACCTCCCTTCCTGCCCGCTACCCTGATCGCAGAACCCTCCTGGGTCCAAACCAGAGGTGACCCAGGCCCTGGAGACACCAGACCTGCATTCCTGGGCCAAGGCTATTGGAAGTGGATTCCAAGCAGCAGAGTAGGGGGTCCTGAAGCAAGGAGTCATGGgagccgccccccccccccaactggGGGGGCCCTTGTTTCAGGCTCTTGACCTGGACCTTCTCTCTGGAATGCAGCtcaccttccttccctttttgatCTACTGACTGATTTCTCTGGAGTTTGGGGCCCAAGGATACCCCAGTGCCTTACTCCAGCCTGGCCACACAAGTCAACCACAGGCCCACAGAAACTACAGATGGGGTCCTTGCTGAGCCCATCAGCCCCTAAGGCCTGGCCCTGGGTGTCTAGAGCTCACCGGCTGGACAGAGGGGCTGGACCAGAACTTTTTCAGAATGTTGAAAACTCCAGGCAACTCCTCAGAGACAGGCCCTGAGAAGCAGTGAACCAGACGGAGGCGTATCCTAGACAAACAAAACGGTCGCTGCCATGACAGAAGCCTGTGAGGCACGGGCCTggaggcttccaggaggaggtggctcCTGAGCTGAGACTCTTGGTGCTTGACTCCACCATTCAAGGCTTTTCGTGATCTGGCTCCAGACAAGACCTCCAGCCCCCCCCCTTCTCCCTCACCCTCTCAGTGCTCCTGAGCAATCTAAACACATTCCAGCCTCCAAGCTTTGCCTTGTGTACCCCTgggggcccctccccagcctcctcctctctgcctatCAAAACCCCCACCTTTATTTAAAGGGCCAGTTCCAAGAATCCCCTCAACCATAATGCCCTCCTCAGCCTCTCCCATCAACCTGTGTCTGCCTCTCCCGACGCCCTCCTGGAAGGTTGCAGTCTTCTTTGTCACAAAACAATTATTAATCCTATTAAACCTACTGTATGTTACTTTCCCAGTCACTGTCAGggcacagtaggcgctcaataaatcttaatgttttaaatttaatggaAAAGCAATTCCCTCAACTTTCTCTGGAGAGCCACTTCAAGCCCCCATGTAGGCACAGGGATTAGGGTAAGGAAGACCTGGCCCAGGTGTGTGCGGCTGTGCCTAGAACATTGCTCCTCCTCACACCACTCCTCATACACCTGCGCCCTCAACGCGGAGCAGAGCTATTTGACTTCTCTGGAAATGTATGTTCCACGTGGCCTCTGTCCTGGTTTAGTGAGCAGAAGACAAGCGAGGGAGAGCTTTATTCTTCAAGGATCAGTACAGATGACACCTCCTTGCGGAAGCCTCCCTTGACTTCACTGTTCTCGCACAGGGCTTCCCTCCATCATAGCCCACATCGCTCTGAATGGCCCATCTATTTCTTCCTCtcaggagctgggggcagagggccAGGCACATGGGAGGTACCCAGTGGATGTTGGAAAACCCAACCAAAAGTGGGAGAGACCATCTCATCATACAGATGGGGATGCTGAGGCCCTGCAGGAAAAGGCCTCATCGAGTCCCACGGAGGGAGGTTGTGGAGCCAGGCCTTGCATCCAGCTCTCCTCTATCTCCCCATCCAGGCTCTGCCCTCTGCTGTCCTCTGCACAGGCCACAGGGACCAACTCACTGGCCACAGTGGGACAGACTTCCACGAAGGGGCTCAATTTCA
This genomic interval from Equus quagga isolate Etosha38 chromosome 5, UCLA_HA_Equagga_1.0, whole genome shotgun sequence contains the following:
- the KNCN gene encoding kinocilin translates to MDIPISSRDFRCLQLACVALGLVAGSIIIGVSVSKAAAAAGGIFIGASGLGILILAYPFLKARFNLDHILPTIGSLRIHPHPAPEHGEGRSSANDNKEGARSSLSTVSRTLEKLKPGARAAGEG